In the genome of Cronobacter malonaticus LMG 23826, one region contains:
- a CDS encoding recombination protein NinB has translation MRKQTFEIRTPLVQQNAIRTIQQINPDPERPLIVTIQEMTRSVEQNKRLWATLRDVSEQVVWHGMKLDSEDWKHIFTAALKGQRSAPGIKGGFVVLGQSTSKMRVSEFSELLELIYAFGAERDVQWSEDAQEAIEWAKRTGRKVAA, from the coding sequence TGAAATCCGCACCCCGCTAGTCCAGCAAAACGCCATCCGCACCATCCAGCAGATTAACCCCGACCCCGAAAGACCTCTCATCGTGACCATTCAGGAAATGACGCGCTCAGTAGAGCAGAACAAGCGTCTTTGGGCCACGCTGCGCGATGTGTCTGAGCAAGTCGTCTGGCATGGCATGAAGCTGGATAGCGAAGACTGGAAGCACATCTTCACCGCGGCTCTCAAAGGCCAGCGCTCAGCACCGGGCATCAAAGGAGGTTTTGTCGTGCTCGGCCAGTCGACCTCAAAGATGCGAGTAAGCGAATTCAGTGAGCTTCTGGAGCTGATTTACGCATTCGGCGCAGAGAGAGACGTCCAGTGGAGCGAGGACGCTCAGGAGGCGATTGAATGGGCAAAACGAACAGGAAGGAAGGTGGCAGCATGA
- a CDS encoding phage N-6-adenine-methyltransferase: MTDKSNTPVEIKDLWQTPPEIYRALRSEFPFFLDAAASQSNTLCTKFIDEKENTLEANWLSKMPIGVGRAYAWLNPPYSAPMPFIKKAAQENADHSVGCVMLLPADTSVQWFKEAIRTAHEVRFITGGRLSFLNASTGKPAEGNPKGSMLIIWHPWPRAGECRMTTVERDELMAYGRKRLEALKCENGKAA; encoded by the coding sequence ATGACAGACAAATCAAATACGCCAGTTGAGATAAAAGACCTCTGGCAAACCCCGCCGGAAATATACCGAGCATTGCGTAGCGAGTTTCCGTTTTTCCTCGATGCGGCGGCCAGTCAGAGCAATACGCTTTGCACCAAATTCATTGATGAAAAGGAAAACACTCTCGAAGCGAATTGGCTCTCGAAAATGCCGATCGGAGTAGGCCGGGCTTACGCATGGCTGAACCCACCATACAGCGCGCCCATGCCTTTCATTAAGAAAGCAGCACAGGAGAATGCAGATCACAGTGTTGGCTGTGTGATGCTTCTACCGGCTGATACCTCTGTCCAGTGGTTCAAAGAGGCAATCAGGACAGCGCATGAAGTCAGATTCATTACTGGCGGGCGGCTCTCATTTCTGAACGCAAGCACAGGAAAGCCGGCAGAAGGAAACCCCAAAGGTTCAATGCTCATCATCTGGCATCCATGGCCGCGAGCTGGCGAATGTCGGATGACGACCGTCGAGCGCGATGAGCTTATGGCGTATGGCAGAAAACGCCTGGAGGCGCTGAAATGCGAAAACGGAAAAGCAGCCTAG
- a CDS encoding NinE family protein — MRKRKSSLVAVMENCIFIVRPRRKKKPELPPSQIPTFAYTAHLADVRWLRQRARMKHDS; from the coding sequence ATGCGAAAACGGAAAAGCAGCCTAGTCGCTGTAATGGAAAACTGCATATTCATCGTCCGACCCCGCCGCAAGAAGAAACCTGAATTACCTCCCTCTCAAATCCCAACTTTCGCGTATACGGCCCACCTGGCTGATGTCCGGTGGCTGCGTCAACGCGCCAGGATGAAACATGACAGCTGA
- a CDS encoding phage protein NinX family protein, whose product MDYSKLSDFEINKLVAEATGTKVEETYQFVNGGEDISDHMSGIVLMRKITSNRKHWKLYDPCNNPSDAWPIIVKNRISIINLDENEWGARGVADRNSKRAIHENSLRAAMIVFLMMQESHHA is encoded by the coding sequence ATGGACTATTCAAAGTTAAGTGATTTCGAAATTAATAAACTGGTTGCTGAGGCTACCGGCACGAAGGTAGAGGAAACTTATCAGTTCGTAAATGGCGGTGAAGACATTTCTGACCACATGAGCGGCATTGTGCTGATGCGCAAGATAACCAGCAACCGCAAGCACTGGAAGCTGTATGACCCATGTAATAACCCGTCAGACGCATGGCCGATTATTGTTAAAAACCGAATCAGCATCATTAACCTCGATGAAAACGAATGGGGCGCGCGTGGAGTTGCTGACCGCAATTCTAAGCGAGCTATACATGAGAACTCCCTCCGTGCCGCCATGATTGTCTTCCTCATGATGCAGGAAAGCCACCATGCTTAA
- a CDS encoding protein NinF gives MLNPIQTQTYEQQSIARALCAGCNKQLDADEVYACGECINEWLVYRDPNHFVAEDEDE, from the coding sequence ATGCTTAACCCCATCCAAACCCAAACCTACGAGCAGCAGAGCATAGCCAGGGCTCTCTGCGCAGGATGCAACAAGCAGCTGGATGCCGATGAGGTATATGCCTGCGGCGAGTGCATCAACGAATGGCTTGTGTATCGAGATCCGAATCATTTTGTGGCGGAGGATGAAGATGAGTGA
- a CDS encoding recombination protein NinG — protein MANSPRRRCKNEECREWFHPAFANQWWCGPECGAKIALERRSRERDKALKAAEKKRRREEQQQKDRLKIRKLALKPRSYWIKQAQQAVNAFIRERDRDLPCISCGTFTSAQWDAGHYRTTAAAPQLRFDERNIHKQCVVCNQHKSGNLVPYRAELIRRIGLSAVEDIESNHNRHRWTIEECKAIKAEYQQKLKDLRNSREEAA, from the coding sequence ATGGCTAACTCACCTCGCAGGCGCTGTAAAAACGAAGAGTGTAGGGAATGGTTCCACCCGGCATTCGCTAATCAGTGGTGGTGTGGACCGGAATGCGGCGCAAAGATAGCGCTGGAGCGACGAAGCAGGGAGCGTGACAAAGCACTCAAAGCAGCAGAGAAGAAACGACGAAGAGAAGAACAGCAGCAGAAAGACAGACTCAAGATTCGAAAGCTCGCCTTAAAGCCCCGCAGTTACTGGATTAAACAAGCCCAACAAGCCGTAAACGCCTTCATCAGAGAAAGAGACCGCGACCTGCCATGCATCTCGTGCGGAACGTTCACGTCTGCTCAGTGGGATGCCGGTCACTACCGGACGACTGCTGCGGCACCTCAGCTTCGCTTTGATGAACGCAATATCCATAAGCAATGCGTCGTATGCAATCAGCACAAGAGCGGCAACCTCGTGCCGTACCGCGCAGAGCTTATCCGGCGCATTGGCCTGTCAGCAGTCGAAGACATTGAGTCCAACCACAACCGCCACCGCTGGACTATCGAAGAGTGTAAAGCGATCAAGGCGGAGTATCAGCAGAAGCTTAAAGACCTGCGCAATAGCCGGGAGGAGGCAGCATGA
- a CDS encoding phage holin — MSKLASGAAYGASAGTVANGLLTRLSPDEWSAVGVIAGIVVALLTFGINWYYKRKTTLAQIQAYERWPSAAGQLSKED, encoded by the coding sequence ATGAGCAAATTAGCTTCTGGCGCAGCTTATGGCGCATCTGCCGGGACGGTGGCTAATGGGTTGTTGACCCGGCTAAGTCCTGACGAGTGGAGCGCAGTAGGCGTTATCGCCGGTATTGTCGTGGCGCTACTGACGTTCGGTATCAACTGGTATTACAAACGCAAAACCACGCTGGCGCAGATACAGGCGTATGAGCGATGGCCTTCCGCAGCCGGGCAGTTATCAAAGGAGGACTAA
- a CDS encoding lysozyme → MAIPSSLRNKLIAAAGAGSMVIATIFIGGKDGVEGRKYQAYKDVAGVWTVCDGHTGNDIIRGKTYTDKECDRLLWKDLQPAKATVDRLVKVPLNEYQRASLYSFVFNVGSDAFAKSTLLRKLNKGDQEGACEEMRRWVYAGKQKWAGLVNRREMERSLCIGDFDGKK, encoded by the coding sequence ATGGCTATCCCGTCCTCACTGAGAAATAAACTGATTGCCGCAGCGGGTGCAGGTTCGATGGTCATCGCCACGATATTCATCGGTGGCAAGGATGGCGTAGAGGGTCGCAAGTATCAGGCCTACAAAGATGTCGCTGGCGTCTGGACTGTCTGCGACGGCCATACTGGCAACGACATCATTCGCGGTAAGACCTACACCGACAAAGAATGCGATCGGCTTTTATGGAAAGACCTGCAACCAGCTAAAGCGACAGTAGACAGGCTGGTCAAGGTTCCGCTTAACGAATACCAGCGCGCCTCGCTTTACAGCTTCGTTTTCAACGTAGGCAGTGACGCCTTCGCTAAATCGACGCTTCTTCGCAAGCTGAACAAAGGCGACCAGGAAGGGGCGTGTGAAGAAATGCGCCGTTGGGTGTACGCAGGAAAGCAGAAATGGGCGGGCCTCGTTAATCGCCGAGAAATGGAAAGATCGCTTTGTATAGGCGATTTCGACGGAAAGAAATAA
- a CDS encoding HNH endonuclease yields MKISQDQLKDNFHFRNDIGRFIWKVAKGWVKPGRIAGTLNEASGYRYIKLNGVHYLEHRMVWLFTHGRLPKGEIDHINGDKQDNRIENLRECTRSQNEINKGLSSANTSGCKGVSWHAQSKKWRARIKVNKKEIHLGTFECKADADMAYRSFLERTHGDFLASGMRSMCLAESENDL; encoded by the coding sequence ATGAAAATATCTCAAGATCAACTAAAAGATAACTTCCATTTCCGCAATGATATCGGCCGATTCATATGGAAAGTCGCAAAAGGCTGGGTGAAGCCAGGAAGAATCGCTGGGACTTTAAATGAGGCTAGCGGGTATAGATACATCAAACTTAACGGTGTGCATTATCTCGAGCACAGAATGGTTTGGTTATTTACCCATGGTCGCCTACCAAAAGGCGAAATTGACCACATTAATGGCGATAAGCAAGACAACAGGATTGAAAACTTGCGGGAATGTACGCGTTCGCAAAACGAGATAAATAAGGGCTTGTCATCTGCAAATACAAGCGGATGCAAAGGTGTTAGCTGGCATGCGCAAAGCAAAAAATGGCGCGCCAGAATCAAGGTAAACAAAAAAGAAATACACCTTGGAACGTTCGAATGCAAGGCTGATGCTGATATGGCCTATAGGTCTTTCCTTGAAAGGACGCATGGTGATTTTTTAGCATCAGGGATGCGCTCCATGTGCCTGGCGGAAAGCGAAAATGACCTTTAA
- a CDS encoding lysis protein, translating to MTFNWRLILFAVMALLLAIAIVIASHYRSALTETKASLTRVNQELNLAKDTITDMQTRQRDVAALDAKYTQELADAQSTINQLERDVATGKRRLQLNATCAANGTTGTGSLGDASTARLTDSAQRDYFTLRERIETVTKQVNYLQDYIRQQCLK from the coding sequence ATGACCTTTAACTGGAGGCTCATTCTATTCGCCGTGATGGCTCTGCTACTGGCAATCGCTATTGTCATCGCCAGTCATTACCGGTCAGCGCTCACAGAAACGAAGGCATCTTTAACCAGGGTAAACCAAGAATTAAATCTGGCTAAAGACACTATCACAGATATGCAGACTCGCCAGCGCGATGTCGCAGCGCTCGACGCCAAGTACACACAGGAGCTTGCAGATGCTCAGAGCACTATCAATCAGCTTGAGCGCGATGTTGCTACTGGCAAGCGTCGGCTGCAGCTCAACGCAACCTGCGCTGCGAACGGAACGACCGGCACCGGCAGCCTGGGCGATGCTTCCACCGCCCGACTTACAGACTCCGCTCAACGGGATTATTTCACCCTCAGAGAGCGAATCGAAACAGTGACCAAACAGGTTAACTATCTGCAGGACTACATCCGGCAGCAGTGCCTGAAGTAA